A DNA window from Terriglobales bacterium contains the following coding sequences:
- a CDS encoding oligosaccharide flippase family protein: MNPPFGSPGTHTSASRGTSLLRQVFEGSAWNGLAISVSRLAPSVLTILLACWLDPKELGIFAFVMAYYGVLSLFADWSIAYSLQKLIPENLGSTAEITWTALCIRLSFSALIAVLCWVLDVATKVFRGYGSHLGLLLVSSSFGIIVCVYNARCKFAVGSFLNIVFQIGWISVALVLVNFGMHITGPLFALAVSYFVFGFPAFLLDFKQPTARFSPRFASEMLHFGTWATLASTLAGIASQGGLLILAYLSGDASAGIYRVATTLGMIPAVLGMVVVTPLMPIVKRGLLEGTDVTASLILPILRYLLMVALPIAATAAAFSRSIIAALVRDSYASAALPMCICLVANLLQMLLTTFSGILLVGEGLRDLSKIQGVIALIAVVGSASLAPKIGANGPALASLVAWLVGDVLLYQWFARRTVILFEWVSYARYAFSAGVSAVVAVLATRSIVSPGHRCSAGACLSLALYLMLLWFQQDPGFLQFLRALKRGLPEKAALGALKISRVD; the protein is encoded by the coding sequence ATGAACCCTCCGTTTGGATCTCCGGGGACTCACACGTCAGCTAGCCGAGGCACGTCGCTCTTGCGGCAAGTATTTGAAGGTAGCGCTTGGAACGGCTTGGCGATTTCCGTGAGCCGACTTGCTCCGAGTGTTTTGACGATCCTGCTCGCGTGCTGGCTCGATCCTAAGGAGCTTGGCATTTTTGCATTCGTAATGGCGTATTACGGAGTTCTCTCTCTTTTTGCTGACTGGAGCATCGCATACTCCCTGCAGAAACTTATCCCAGAGAACTTGGGATCGACAGCTGAGATTACTTGGACCGCATTGTGCATTCGACTTAGTTTTTCCGCGCTAATTGCAGTTCTGTGTTGGGTGCTTGATGTTGCCACGAAGGTGTTTCGTGGATACGGCTCGCACCTAGGATTGCTCTTGGTGAGCTCCTCGTTCGGCATTATCGTATGTGTTTACAACGCTCGTTGTAAATTCGCGGTCGGTAGCTTTCTTAACATCGTCTTCCAAATTGGCTGGATAAGTGTTGCTTTAGTACTGGTCAACTTTGGGATGCATATCACTGGTCCGCTTTTTGCATTGGCCGTGTCGTACTTTGTGTTCGGTTTTCCAGCGTTTCTGCTTGATTTCAAACAGCCGACGGCGAGGTTTTCACCGCGGTTTGCCAGCGAAATGCTTCATTTCGGAACTTGGGCGACCCTGGCTTCTACTCTGGCTGGAATCGCTTCCCAGGGTGGGCTGCTAATTCTGGCTTATCTTTCCGGAGACGCGTCTGCAGGTATCTATAGGGTCGCGACGACATTAGGCATGATTCCTGCCGTATTGGGAATGGTTGTCGTGACTCCTCTCATGCCCATCGTTAAACGCGGTTTGCTCGAAGGCACAGACGTGACCGCAAGCTTGATCTTGCCCATTTTGCGTTATCTCCTCATGGTGGCCTTGCCGATCGCGGCAACCGCTGCAGCGTTTTCTCGCAGCATCATCGCAGCTCTTGTGCGGGACAGCTATGCAAGTGCCGCCTTGCCTATGTGCATTTGTCTTGTCGCAAACCTTTTGCAGATGCTTCTGACCACGTTTTCAGGAATTCTGCTAGTAGGCGAGGGACTGAGAGATCTTTCGAAAATTCAGGGTGTGATTGCGCTCATCGCTGTCGTCGGCAGCGCCTCTCTTGCGCCCAAAATCGGCGCAAACGGGCCGGCGCTCGCATCGTTGGTCGCATGGCTCGTTGGAGACGTGCTGCTGTATCAATGGTTCGCACGCAGGACTGTAATCTTGTTCGAATGGGTTAGTTACGCGCGCTACGCGTTTTCTGCTGGTGTGAGCGCCGTGGTTGCGGTTCTCGCAACTCGGTCGATCGTCTCTCCCGGCCATCGTTGTTCTGCGGGTGCGTGTCTATCGTTGGCACTGTATTTGATGCTCCTGTGGTTTCAACAGGATCCTGGTTTTTTGCAATTTCTTCGAGCTCTGAAGCGCGGCCTTCCGGAGAAAGCAGCTTTGGGTGCTCTAAAAATATCTCGAGTCGACTAA
- a CDS encoding class I SAM-dependent methyltransferase, with the protein MVQKALRGIAAANLKSLRLLTRPDRLTEYLREVEEAYQPYAQLPVETIELPEILGRDFAEPLFLPLGHVRSGSSPAGDLAAIAALTRKKRPRAIFEIGTFEGLSTVVFVKNAGPNVVMHTLDLPHDHHEISRTSRSFTAHSITEPYKTGHLIDRFAIREQTNTYWGDSAIFDFSSFEGAIDLFFVDGAHTEDYVAGDSCRAFECIASDGWVLWHDCFTPQVLKVLKQIAQSTKVYQIRGTDLALATSKPSADVLSRYRRTTSNSYS; encoded by the coding sequence GTGGTTCAGAAAGCGTTAAGAGGAATTGCAGCTGCAAACCTCAAGTCCTTACGCCTTTTAACAAGGCCTGATCGTCTTACGGAATATCTTCGCGAAGTGGAAGAGGCCTATCAACCTTATGCGCAATTACCGGTTGAAACGATTGAGTTACCAGAGATTTTGGGACGCGATTTTGCTGAACCGTTGTTCCTGCCGCTTGGACACGTTCGATCAGGTTCTTCGCCTGCTGGTGATCTCGCGGCAATTGCCGCATTGACAAGGAAAAAGCGTCCACGGGCAATCTTCGAGATCGGGACCTTTGAAGGACTTAGCACTGTGGTATTCGTGAAGAACGCCGGTCCGAACGTCGTGATGCATACCTTAGACCTTCCACATGATCATCATGAAATCTCAAGGACTTCACGCTCGTTCACCGCCCACTCCATCACAGAACCCTATAAGACAGGACACTTGATAGACAGATTCGCTATTCGTGAGCAGACCAATACGTATTGGGGTGATTCTGCAATTTTCGATTTTTCAAGCTTTGAAGGAGCAATCGACCTATTCTTTGTTGATGGTGCGCACACAGAAGATTACGTCGCCGGCGATTCTTGCCGAGCTTTCGAGTGTATTGCCAGTGATGGGTGGGTGCTCTGGCATGATTGCTTCACTCCTCAGGTCTTAAAAGTACTAAAGCAGATTGCTCAGAGTACAAAGGTGTACCAAATCCGCGGAACCGATCTTGCGCTCGCGACGAGTAAACCTAGCGCTGATGTTTTGTCGCGCTATCGAAGGACGACTTCTAATTCTTATTCATGA